A region from the Triticum aestivum cultivar Chinese Spring chromosome 3D, IWGSC CS RefSeq v2.1, whole genome shotgun sequence genome encodes:
- the LOC100037596 gene encoding glycogen synthase kinase-3 homolog MsK-3 — translation MASVGVAPSGHKNSSGTSMGAEKLPDQMNDLKIRDDKEVEATIINGKGTETGHIIVTTTGGKNGQPKQTVSYMAERIVGQGSFGIVFQAKCLETGETVAIKKVLQDKRYKNRELQTMRLLDHPNVVALKHCFFSTTEKDELYLNLVLEYVPETVHRVVKHYNKMNQRMPLIYVKLYTYQICRALAYIHGSIGVCHRDIKPQNLLVNPHTHQLKLCDFGSAKVLVKGEPNISYICSRYYRAPELIFGATEYTTAIDIWSAGCVLAELMLGQPLFPGESGVDQLVEIIKVLGTPTREEIKCMNPNYTEFKFPQIKAHPWHKVFHKRMPPEAVDLVSRLLQYSPNLRCTAVEALVHPFFDELRDPGTRLPNGRFLPPLFNFKPNELKGIPADVAAKLIPEHARKQGSHA, via the exons ATGGCTTCAGTAGGCGTTGCTCCCTCTGGGCACAAGAACAGCAGCGGCACCAGCATGGGTGCTGAGAAGCTACCAGATCAGATGAACGATTTGAAGATAAGAGATGATAAG GAAGTGGAAGCTACTATTATTAATGGCAAGGGAACAGAGACTGGACACATAATTGTCACAACTACTGGTGGCAAAAATGGGCAGCCGAAACAG ACCGTGAGCTACATGGCTGAGCGGATTGTTGGTCAAGGTTCATTTGGTATTGTATTCCAG GCTAAATGTTTGGAGACAGGGGAAACTGTTGCCATTAAGAAGGTCCTTCAGGATAAGCGCTACAAGAACCGTGAGCTACAGACCATGCGCCTGCTTGACCACCCAAATGTTGTAGCTCTGAAGCATTGTTTCTTTTCTACAACTGAGAAGGATGAACTGTATCTAAACTTGGTTCTTGAGTATGTGCCTGAGACTGTCCATCGTGTTGTCAAGCATTACAACAAGATGAACCAGCGCATGCCACTAATCTATGTGAAGCTGTATACATACCAG ATATGTAGGGCTCTGGCTTACATTCATGGCAGCATTGGAGTTTGCCACAGGGATATCAAGCCACAAAATCTTCTG GTAAACCCACATACCCACCAGCTGAAACTGTGTGACTTTGGGAGTGCAAAAGTTCTTGTTAAGGGAGAACCGAACATATCATACATTTGCTCCCGATACTATAGGGCTCCAGAGCTCATATTTGGTGCTACTGAGTACACTACAGCCATTGACATTTGGTCCGCTGGATGTGTTCTTGCTGAGCTTATGCTAGGGCAG CCTCTGTTTCCTGGTGAAAGTGGTGTGGACCAGCTTGTTGAAATCATCAAG GTCCTTGGTACCCCTACAAGGGAAGAAATTAAATGCATGAACCCCAATTATACGGAGTTCAAATTCCCACAGATTAAAGCACACCCATGGCACAAG GTATTCCATAAAAGGATGCCACCTGAAGCTGTCGATCTAGTCTCTCGGCTCCTCCAGTACTCGCCCAACCTAAGATGCACTGCT GTGGAGGCACTTGTTCACCCCTTCTTTGATGAGCTTCGGGACCCGGGTACCCGCCTTCCGAATGGCCGCTTTCTGCCTCCTCTTTTCAACTTCAAGCCTAACG AACTGAAAGGAATCCCAGCGGATGTTGCGGCGAAATTGATCCCAGAGCATGCGAGAAAGCAGGGCTCCCATGCGTGA
- the LOC123078026 gene encoding zinc finger CCCH domain-containing protein 3 — translation MPLGKYYCDYCDKEFQDTAAARRRHLQGAQHHRARALWYDSVRRQESHGGASPLLQPGGGILGQGVCNHFVRTGTCKFGDACRYFHPKPHAVNPALAPSGPVPGAMGQQSNFLGTQPNFVGYPAVEGNSFSGNILRGHTSWGNLPPSLQPPPEGGYPPLPFVDWG, via the exons ATGCCGCTGGGCAAGTACTACTGCGACTACTGCGACAAGGAGTTCcaggacaccgccgccgcccgcaggcGCCACCTCCAGGGCGCCCAGCACCACCGCGCCCGCGCCCTCTGGTACGACTCCGTCCGCCGCCAAG AGTCTCACGGTGGCGCATCTCCCCTCCTCCAGCCCGGCGGCGGGATCCTCGGCCAGGGCGTTTGCAACCACTTCGTCCGCACG GGAACATGCAAGTTTGGGGATGCATGCAGGTACTTCCATCCGAAGCCACATGCTGTGAACCCAGCATTAGCTCCATCCG GGCCTGTTCCAGGAGCAATGGGGCAACAGTCTAATTTTCTTGGAACTCAACCAAATTTTGTTGGATATCCGGCGGTGGAAGGAAATTCTTTCTCAG GGAACATACTAAGGGGCCACACTTCTTGGGGCAACTTACCTCCATCACTGCAACCTCCCCCGGAAGGTGGCTATCCTCCGCTTCCTTTTGTCGACTGGGGTTGA